The window ATGCCATAACGTTGTTCTGTGGAAGCGCGCAATGCAGAGCCGTTGGGAATGGCTTTGGCACCGAAGTTGCCCGTTTCATCGGCCGTCACTGCAGTGGGCGTGAGACCCAATACATCATTTTTGGTTGTGCCAGATTTCAAAGTGATGGTGTTGGCGCCATCTAAAAACTTGAAGCCTTGTGTGGCAAAGTCGTATGACACAGTCACTTTAGAGCCGTTGGCATTCAGGGCTGTTGCATCCAACAATGCTTGAATGGCCGTCACTGCTTGGTTCACAGTCACTTTGGTCAAGTCAGTTGGCAAACCGTTGGCACCAGCCACCATGTTGATGGTGAATGCGGTAGGTGCTGTGATGTTGTTCGAGGTGGTTGTCACTCGCGAATCGGTGATGGTGAATGTGCGGCTGGCAGAATCGGAAAAATCGAAATAAGCTTCGTCGCCAAATTTTCTGTTCAGCACTGCAGTGGCTTCTGCCGCAATTTGCGAACCGGTCAACGGTTCGTTGATGCTACGAAGATGACTCAAATCCAAAGTGACTGGGTTGCCAGAACCTTCGAAGTCCACGGTGAACAAATTCTTCAGTGGGTCTGTTGAACCAGAAACAACCAAGGCAGGATTGGTGGTGCTACTGAAATTGATGCCGTTGGTAAAGTCCAATGTAGACGATGTCAATGCAGCACCTTGAATGGTGGCCGCTGTAGAAGTGCGCTTGTCAGTCAGTTCGTCCAAAGAGAACAACTGTGTTTTGGCGGTTGTCAATTCGTCTTTCACCACGCTGTAAGGCTGAATTTGGCCGTACTGGTTGACGTACAACTTTTCACCGTTGTTGTTGGTTGATTGAACCAGTGAGGCTTCCACCGCGTCTTCACCCACAAACACGTGGGTTTGCCACTTGTTGAATGGCACGTTTTGGTTCGCGTTGGCTGTTTTGACGTAATAGATGGTGGCCAAGTAACCGTTACCACCGTTGTCGTACACCGTGAAGGCGGTTGACTTGTTGTAAGTGGCGGGGTTGGCACGGTTGAACTCTTCCGTGATAACTTCCGCATCGGCTGGGAAGTTCAAGCCCAAGGACACCAAGGATGTTTGTTTGGCATCACCCGATGTCTTTTGAGGGATGGTCAACACCACACGCTCGTTCACGTTCGCAGAACCGGTCGAGTCCACTGTCGCCGCCATCAAGCGTTGGCCTGAAGAGTTCACCACGTTAAATTGTTCGTTCAACAAGAATGAACCATTTCGTGTGAAGAGTTCTTGCAAACCGTCGGCTGAGCGCATGGGGAAGAAACCGTCACCGGTCACCGCCAAGTCCAGCGCGTTGGATGAGAAAGAAATATTACCCTGTGAAAACTCCTGCGACACTTGTTTCAGAGACACACCCTGACCCACTGTCGAAGAAGCTTTCTGCAATGGTGAAGTCGCAAAAATGTCACCGAAGTCAGCGCGCGATCGCTTGAAACCTGTGGTACCCACGTTGGAAATATTGTTACTGGTCACGCCCAACATGGCGGTGGCAGCATTTAGTCCGGTCAGCGAGGTATAAAACGACATGGTGGATAACTCCTAGGTTTGAGTTGGGTCTTGTTTGAAAGATTCAGAAAATGGGTTCAGTGGCTTATGAGCCAATGCGTTGAACGTCGGTCAGCTTGACCGACTTGCCGCCAGCCACTTCAAGCATCACGGTTTTGTCTGCTTGCTGATTCACGCCTGTCACGGTGGACAACACGTTGACAGAAGGCTTGGTGGTTTTGCCTTGGCTGATGACGGTGGCTCTGACGGTGTAATTGCCAGGTGGGACTTGGCTGCCGGCATCGCTGGTACCGTCCCAAACCCATGGCATGTCGCCAATGCTTTGGGCGCCCATGATTTGGTTGGCGACCAATTGACCTTTGTCGTTGAAGACTTCCAACTTGACGCCTTCTGCACCTGTTGGCAATGACACAAAACCTTGAGCTGGTTTGCCGCCAGCCGTGATGATGGCGGGTGCATCAGGTACAGCCACGGTTTTGCCAATCATGTTGGCGCTGCTCATCATGCGCTCGCCCGACATGCTGTCGACGTAAGCCTTCAGTGTTTCAGACATGGTGGTGGTTGCTTCAAGCTGTGAGAACTGTGCCAACTGCGCCACGAAGGCTTCGTTCTTCACAGGATCCAAAGGATCCTGGCATTTCAATTGGGTGGTAAACAGCGTCAGGAAATCTTTTTGACCCATGCCAGCTGATGTGCCCGACTTGGCCATGAGCGCTTCGTTGGCCGCGTCTGCTGTGGTTTTGAGGCCCGCAGGCGCTTTGATTTTGCTGCCCGCGTTGGCTGTGGCTGCCGCTGCGTTCAAGCTGTTGTTGGTGGACAAGGTCATCATGGTGCGGTGTTCCTATCGGCGTGTTCTAAGGCGCTGGCTTTAAGTCTTGATGATGTCGATGGTGCGCATCAACATTTGGCGTGTGGTGTTCACCACTTCCACGTTGTTTTGGTACGAACGGGCCGCAGCCATCATTTCAACCATCTCGGTCATCTCGTTCACGTTGGCCAAATACACATAGCCTTCTTTGTCGGCCATGGGGTTGCCAGGCTCTGACATCTTCCGAATGGGGGATGGATCGTCTGTGATTTTTTCAATCCGAACGCCGCCGGCGTAGCCTTGCTCATGAGCCTTTTGTTGGCCTTCCATGATGGTTTTGAACACAGTGCGTTTAGCGCGGAACGCTTCGTTCTCTTTGCCAGTGACGGTGCCCGCGTTGGCCAAGTTCGAAGCGGTGGTGTTCATGCGGGTGGTCTGTGCATTGAGCGCAGAGCCAGCGATGTTGAAGATGCGATCAAGTGACATGCTGATTAATCTCCACGCAGTGCACGGCGAATACCGCTGACGCGGTTTTCAAGGATGTTCAATGTGGTTTGGTAGTCGGCTGCAACCTGACCAAACTTGGCTTGTTCAACGTTCATCTCAACGGTGTTACCGTCAAAGGAGGCATTGAATGGCACGCGGTATTTTTCGCCGCCTGGGTTTTCTTCCATGGGCAAGGCCATGTGCAAATGGCTGGTGGTGTTCAAGGCGTCTTGACGCGTTTGCTTGAGCACAGACGCAAAGTCAACGTCTTTGGCTTTGAAGTGAGGGGTGTCGGCATTGGCAATGTTGCGCGCGAGCACTTCCATGCGCTTGCTGCGCAATCCCAAGGCCTGAGCGTGAACTCCCAGTGCGTTGTCAATCATGTTCATGATGTGTCTTCCTTCGCGTCACTCTTAATGCCGGTAAACCGACAGCCCGAAGAATTAAAGTTCTTCGCAATGACTTCGATTGCAAGAGCCGTGCCATGCTTTTGGCGTCTCAAAGCGATGGGTTTTTGACGGGGGTGGAAGCTTGGAAGCTAGGAATCATGCGGGTTTGAGGGGATTCGCCCGCTTTGAGGGGGGTGAACTCAAAGCGGCAAACCCTTGCCGCTTTGATCGAGAAGCTGAGGTGTGGCTGCTTATCGCAACCAAATTTTGGGGGCTTCGATGGCGTCGTAATCCGCCGCTTTTTGAACTTGCAAACGAATACGAGCCGCCGAGTTGGGGTTGTTGTCCAATGCGTTGGCGCTGGCGGGGTTCAAGGCATTGTTGATGGCGTTGGCAACGGTGTTGCCTGGCACAGCCGCTGCCGAATTGCTGCGGAAGTTTTTAAAGCCCAAACGATCGACAGCGTTTTGCATCAGCCCTTGGGCAATGGAACTGCGGGTCATGGGGGCTTGAGGGTCGCGGCCTTCGTACAAGTATTTGGCCTGTTTGCCAGGAATGCCCAAAGGCTCTTCGGGGCGCTTTTCGCCACGGGCTGCGGGCTGCAACACTGCCAAATAGAGTTCATCCAATGGCACAGGACCTTCTTTTTTCAGGCCCACTTTGTCAAA is drawn from Limnohabitans sp. 103DPR2 and contains these coding sequences:
- a CDS encoding flagellar hook-basal body complex protein, translated to MSFYTSLTGLNAATAMLGVTSNNISNVGTTGFKRSRADFGDIFATSPLQKASSTVGQGVSLKQVSQEFSQGNISFSSNALDLAVTGDGFFPMRSADGLQELFTRNGSFLLNEQFNVVNSSGQRLMAATVDSTGSANVNERVVLTIPQKTSGDAKQTSLVSLGLNFPADAEVITEEFNRANPATYNKSTAFTVYDNGGNGYLATIYYVKTANANQNVPFNKWQTHVFVGEDAVEASLVQSTNNNGEKLYVNQYGQIQPYSVVKDELTTAKTQLFSLDELTDKRTSTAATIQGAALTSSTLDFTNGINFSSTTNPALVVSGSTDPLKNLFTVDFEGSGNPVTLDLSHLRSINEPLTGSQIAAEATAVLNRKFGDEAYFDFSDSASRTFTITDSRVTTTSNNITAPTAFTINMVAGANGLPTDLTKVTVNQAVTAIQALLDATALNANGSKVTVSYDFATQGFKFLDGANTITLKSGTTKNDVLGLTPTAVTADETGNFGAKAIPNGSALRASTEQRYGMKMTYDSVNKIFKLSSGKTGDESSVAITNTSAAGTALFGLSDSTVNKSSLALRGIASTPAVTYGTTPTVNLANNFAVDATNNTFVVTVDGIKGTVKLPIDSNYSLSTFMAKLQAGINALGSNSSINGTPTTVNGVKVSYDALNNRFKFTTGSTGEDAFIKISGSNAWGLETVEAGRGTTSTWIKPTQHQDYVGGAFQPKYIDGDGNETTNGDGFTTLPAWSPVFLDKGELTFDTGGILVSPKEGTQLETVYLAGGKGALTINIDYSASTQFSSAFAVLSQSQDGAPEGDLVGVTIGNDGLVSASFSNGSQKSLAKILLANFSSPVGLRQIGDSSFLTSAASGKPILGTPGSAGFGTLRAGATERANVDLTQELVDLITAQRNFQANAKAIETSSTMTSAIINLRS
- a CDS encoding flagellar hook assembly protein FlgD, coding for MMTLSTNNSLNAAAATANAGSKIKAPAGLKTTADAANEALMAKSGTSAGMGQKDFLTLFTTQLKCQDPLDPVKNEAFVAQLAQFSQLEATTTMSETLKAYVDSMSGERMMSSANMIGKTVAVPDAPAIITAGGKPAQGFVSLPTGAEGVKLEVFNDKGQLVANQIMGAQSIGDMPWVWDGTSDAGSQVPPGNYTVRATVISQGKTTKPSVNVLSTVTGVNQQADKTVMLEVAGGKSVKLTDVQRIGS
- the flgC gene encoding flagellar basal body rod protein FlgC — translated: MSLDRIFNIAGSALNAQTTRMNTTASNLANAGTVTGKENEAFRAKRTVFKTIMEGQQKAHEQGYAGGVRIEKITDDPSPIRKMSEPGNPMADKEGYVYLANVNEMTEMVEMMAAARSYQNNVEVVNTTRQMLMRTIDIIKT
- the flgB gene encoding flagellar basal body rod protein FlgB; translation: MNMIDNALGVHAQALGLRSKRMEVLARNIANADTPHFKAKDVDFASVLKQTRQDALNTTSHLHMALPMEENPGGEKYRVPFNASFDGNTVEMNVEQAKFGQVAADYQTTLNILENRVSGIRRALRGD